The Streptobacillus felis genome includes a window with the following:
- the aphA gene encoding acid phosphatase AphA has protein sequence MKKTLLLMTILSATSLFAAGPKVPYTHEGFYSTDKVQKPVHFVSVEQIEKSLEGTGPINVSFDIDDTLLASSGYFRYGIDYFGIPDHPKGKFSYLYNQKFWDYVAEMGDEHSIPKESAQALINMHLKRGDKIFFITGRTKHSKDENYTSTKLSKTLQRFFNLPYEVYVNYTGDTPTGGFKYDKSFYINKHNVSIHYGDSDDDILAARELGIRGIRVQRSYNSTNPQKMNGGYGEEVLINSAW, from the coding sequence ATGAAAAAAACATTATTATTAATGACAATTTTATCTGCAACTAGTCTTTTCGCTGCAGGGCCAAAAGTACCTTATACTCATGAAGGTTTTTATTCTACAGATAAAGTACAAAAACCTGTTCATTTTGTTTCAGTAGAACAAATAGAAAAAAGTTTAGAAGGAACTGGACCAATTAATGTTAGTTTTGATATAGATGATACTTTACTTGCTTCAAGTGGATATTTCAGATATGGTATAGACTATTTCGGTATACCTGATCATCCTAAAGGAAAATTCAGCTATTTATATAATCAAAAATTCTGGGATTATGTTGCTGAAATGGGAGATGAGCATTCAATTCCTAAAGAATCTGCTCAAGCATTAATCAACATGCACTTAAAAAGAGGAGATAAAATTTTCTTCATAACAGGAAGAACTAAACATAGTAAAGATGAAAACTATACTTCAACAAAACTTTCTAAAACTTTACAAAGATTCTTTAACTTACCATATGAAGTATATGTAAACTATACTGGAGATACACCTACTGGTGGATTTAAATATGATAAATCATTCTACATTAATAAACATAATGTTTCTATCCACTATGGAGATTCTGATGATGATATATTAGCAGCAAGAGAATTAGGAATACGTGGAATAAGAGTACAAAGATCATACAACTCTACTAACCCTCAAAAAATGAACGGGGGATATGGAGAAGAAGTATTAATCAACTCTGCATGGTAA
- the sppA gene encoding signal peptide peptidase SppA: MILSAVIQAIIIALILILVILVVSLIIKAKIKKEKDESSLKLKNIKKVIVTTPELVEDVVISGITNKTSFFDFKNAIKKILEVNTVEEVILDIDKMELNSIQIDELKNVFRELNKKKKVIALASGLDNNKYRIAMLADKIYMYNSLNSSMVLKGYSNSYIYFKNLFDKLGLKVKVLHIGDYKSAGENFHKEEMSEEQRSSITRILDKVLNNFILEIKERRNIDIKDKLLNGDFVLVNHKVAQENGLIDGISNFDKLEIDYSKDTDDLLSFAKKVKLKNKSKNIIGVICAEGNISSSGKAEGTIKYDDMLEKIEELQEIDNLKGVILRINSPGGSALESERIYKELKNLGVPIFVSMSSVAASGGYYISTVSKKVFLNPSTITGSIGVVSMYPTFDEIAKKLFVNVETVSSGKATELFDLKQPLSEELREKLINSMKDVYTEFKKHVMTARVMTENRLEEIAQGKIWLGEEAVEIGLADKIGGFDDTVDALAKYLDIKDYKLYFTNRKISMLEGIKGISPLDISMNINKEIEMILKNTYQPMYYMNIKIDI; this comes from the coding sequence ATGATATTAAGTGCAGTTATACAAGCGATTATTATAGCTTTAATACTTATACTGGTTATTTTAGTTGTATCCTTGATAATAAAAGCTAAAATAAAAAAAGAAAAAGATGAAAGTAGTTTAAAATTAAAGAATATAAAGAAGGTTATAGTAACAACTCCTGAGTTAGTAGAGGATGTTGTTATTTCAGGAATAACTAATAAGACATCTTTTTTTGATTTTAAAAATGCAATAAAGAAAATATTAGAAGTAAATACAGTAGAGGAAGTAATTTTAGATATAGATAAAATGGAGCTAAATTCTATACAAATAGATGAATTAAAAAATGTTTTTAGAGAATTAAATAAAAAGAAGAAGGTTATAGCACTAGCTTCAGGATTGGATAATAATAAATATAGAATAGCAATGCTTGCAGATAAAATATATATGTATAATTCACTTAATTCTTCTATGGTATTAAAAGGATATTCAAATTCATACATATATTTTAAGAATCTATTTGATAAATTAGGATTAAAAGTTAAAGTATTACATATAGGAGACTATAAATCTGCAGGGGAAAACTTTCATAAAGAAGAAATGTCAGAAGAGCAAAGAAGCTCTATTACTAGAATACTAGACAAGGTTTTAAATAACTTTATACTGGAGATAAAAGAAAGAAGAAATATAGATATTAAGGATAAACTTTTAAATGGAGATTTTGTACTAGTTAATCATAAAGTAGCTCAAGAAAATGGTTTAATAGATGGAATTTCAAATTTTGATAAATTAGAAATAGATTATTCAAAAGATACAGATGATCTACTATCTTTTGCTAAAAAAGTTAAGTTAAAAAACAAGAGCAAAAATATAATAGGGGTAATTTGTGCTGAAGGTAATATTTCATCTTCAGGAAAAGCAGAAGGAACTATTAAATATGATGATATGTTAGAAAAAATAGAAGAATTACAAGAAATAGATAACTTAAAAGGAGTTATACTAAGAATAAATTCGCCAGGTGGAAGTGCACTAGAGTCAGAAAGAATATATAAGGAATTAAAAAATCTAGGAGTTCCTATTTTTGTTTCTATGTCTTCAGTTGCAGCAAGTGGTGGATACTATATTTCTACTGTTTCTAAAAAGGTATTTTTAAATCCTAGTACTATAACAGGATCTATAGGTGTAGTAAGTATGTATCCTACATTTGATGAAATTGCTAAGAAGTTATTCGTAAATGTAGAAACTGTAAGTTCAGGTAAGGCAACAGAATTATTTGATTTAAAACAACCTTTAAGTGAAGAACTAAGAGAAAAATTAATAAATAGTATGAAAGATGTTTATACTGAATTTAAAAAACATGTAATGACAGCAAGAGTAATGACTGAAAATAGGTTAGAAGAAATAGCTCAAGGTAAAATATGGTTAGGTGAAGAAGCAGTAGAAATAGGACTTGCAGATAAAATAGGTGGATTTGATGATACCGTTGATGCATTAGCTAAATATTTAGATATTAAAGATTATAAATTGTATTTTACTAATAGAAAAATCAGCATGTTAGAAGGAATAAAAGGAATAAGTCCATTAGATATTTCTATGAATATAAATAAAGAAATAGAAATGATCTTAAAAAATACTTACCAACCTATGTACTATATGAATATTA